TAGTCGACCAGATGCGAGCGGCCGGAAGCGCTGTCCAGCAGCACGAAGGATGCGAACTGCGGCAGATCGAGGCCTTGAAGAAAGATGAGCGAGGTCTCCATTCCGCCATCGCTCAAAAAGAGGCCACCCTGCATTTGCGGCAGATCGTGACGATATTTCGCCATTATGGTATTCCTCTCGTTGATAATACCATCCGCCTCATATGTGGGCGGGATCGGATCGACCGCAGATTTGCCGATCTTTTGCCCCGCGGATAGAAATCTCGCGGTCAGGTGATGCCGCCGTTCGCTAAAGCGAAACAAATTCATACGCTTGCGCGGCATGTGGCATCTTGACCGATTTATGTTGGATTGTGTGGCAATTCGAAAACCGTACCGCCGGTACAGCAATTCGAGGGAATTTGGACATGCGCAAGGGCGAAGCGACGCGCGAACGCATCCTCGAGATCGCCGAGGCATCGGTGCTGGCGAAGGGATTCGCGGCGACCTCGATCGAAGAGTTGATCGCCGAGGCGGGCATCACCAAGAGCGGGTTCTTCTACCACTTCCGGGACAAGAACGAATTGGCGCACGAGATGCTGCGCCGCTACGTGGCCTCCGACATGAGCATCCAGGACCAGATCTTCGAGCGGGCCGCGGAACTCTCCGACGACCCGCTGCAGCGCTTCCTGATCGGACTGAAGCTTTTCGCCGAGGCCATGGCGGACCTGCCCGGCGTGCATCCCGGCTGCGTGATCGCATCGATCTGCTACCAGGAGCGACTGTTCGACCGCGAGGTGATCGATCTCAACCGACAGGCGGTGGAGAACATGAACACGCGGTTCCGCGGTTATCTCGAGGCGATCGCCGCGACCTACCCGCCGCGCGAGCCCATCGACCTCGAGGCGATGGCGGAGATGGTGTCCTGCATCGTCGACGGCGGCATCATTATGGCCAAGATCCTGGACGACCCGACGCGGCTGGTGCGCCAGGTGCTGGCCTACAGGGCCTTTGTGAAGCTGCAGTTCTCGCCTGCCGACTCGCTCACCAGACCGGCTCCGGCGCGCGCTGCCTGAACCGCGCGCGCCAGCAAGATCGCCAGTCTCATCAAGCTTCGGCGAGCGGCTTCCACCACTTGAGGCGCAGGGCGTTGCCGAGCACGAAGACCGACGACAGCGCCATGGCTCCGGCCGCGAAGATCGGCGACAGCAGGATTCCGAAAGCGGGATAGAGCGCCCCTGCCGCCACCGGGATCAGCGCGGCGTTGTAGGCAAAGGCCCAGAACAGGTTCTGCTTGATGTTGCGGATCGTGCCCCTGGAGAGCGCGATGGCGTTGGGCACGCCGACAAGGCTCCCCGACATCAGCACCACGTCCGCCGCCTCCACTGCAATGTCCGTGCCGGTGCCGATGGCGATGCCGACATCCGCCTCCGCGAGCGCCGGAGCGTCATTGATGCCGTCGCCCACGAAGGCGAGCGCGCCATGCGCGGCCTTCAGCCTTTTGACCGTCTCGACCTTGCCTTCCGGCAGCACCTCGGCGACCACCTCGTCAATACCGAGACGCCTGGCGATGGCGTGCGCCGTGCGCGCGTTGTCGCCGGTGATCATCGCCACCTTGAGACCCAGTTCGTGCAGGGCCGCGATCGCCCTGGGCGTCGTTTCCTTTATCGGGTCGGCGACCGCGATGATCGCGGCAAGCTTGCCGCCAATCGCGGCATAGAGCGGCGACTTGCCCTCGTCGCCGAGCCGAGCAGCGGTTTCGGCGAATTGAGCAACGTCGAGGCCCAATGCCGTCATGTAGCGATCGGCGCCGATCTCGATGCGCTCGCCGCCGATCGTCGCCGCAACCCCAAAGCCAGTGACGGATTCGAAACTGTCGATGGCGGGTAGGTCCAGGCCATCGGCTTCGGCCGCCTCGACGATCGCCCGGGCAATCGGGTGCTCGGACCTGGCCTCGACCGCCGCAACGCGCGCCAGCACGCCGGCCCGGTCGAAGCCCGCGGCCAACTCAAGATCGGTGAGCGCCGGCCGGCCTTCGGTCAGCGTGCCTGTCTTGTCGACGGCGACCACCTTGGCGTCCTTCAGCAGTTGCAGGGCCTCGCCCTTGCGGAAGAGCACGCCCATCTCGGCGCCGCGACCGGTGCCGACCATGATCGAGGTCGGCGTCGCCAACCCCATGGCACAGGGGCACGCGATGATGAGGACCGCGACGGCGTTGACCAGGGCAAAGGTGAGCGCCGGAGACGGACCGAAATAGAACCAGGCAACGAACGTCGCGGCGGCCATTGCGATCACGGCGGGCACAAACCACATCGTCACCTTGTCCACCATCGCCTGGATCGGCAGCTTCGAGCCTTGCGCCTCCTCGACCATGCGGATGATCTGCGAGAGCACGGTCGCAGCGCCCACCGCGGTCGCGGTGAAGGCAAAGGCGCCGTTCTGGTTGACGGTGCCGCCGACGACCGCGCTGCCGGCCTTCTTCGCCACCGGGATGGGTTCGCCGGTGATCATGGATTCGTCGACATAGCTCTCCCCCTCGACGACCTCGCCGTCGACCGGCAGACGCTCGCCCGGGCGGACCTCGACCAGGTCTCCGGGCACCACCTCGCCGATGGCGATCTCGACGGCTTTCCCGTCGCGCCGGACCCGCGCCGTCTTCGCCTGCAGCCCAACCAGCCGCTTGATCGCTTCGGACGTGCGCCCCTTGGCGCGCGCCTCCAGGAACCGTCCGAGCAGGATGAGCGTCACGATCACCGCCGCTGCCTCGTAGTACACGTTGACCGTGCCGGCCGGCAGGAGCGAGGCCGCGAAGGTGGCGACCACCGAATAGGCATAGGCCGCCATCGTACCGACGGCGACAAGGGAGTTCATGTCAGGCGCGAGCCGGAAAAGGGCCGGGATGCCCTTCTGGTAGAAACGGATGCCCGGTACGAAAAGCACCAGCGTGGTCAGCGCGAACTGGATGTACCAGTTCCACTGCATGCCGATGGTCGCCATGATCAGTTCATGTGCGCCGGGAATGAGATGCGAGCCCATTTCCAGGACAAAGACCGGCAGCGTCAGCACCGCCGCGAGGATCAGGTCGCGCCGAAGTTCCGCCTGCTCGGCCTGCTTCTTCGCAACAGCCTCGTCCGTATCGAAGGCGGCGCGATCGATCAGCCTGGCGGTGTAGCCGGCTGCGTCGACAGCCGCCAACAGCGCGGCCGCGTCGGCAGCACCCCGGATGCTCGCCCGTTCCGTCGCAAGGTTGACGCTGGCTTCGGTCACACCGGGAACCGCTTTCAACGCGCGCTCCACGCGTCCGACGCATGACGCGCAAGTCATGCCGTCAATGGAAAGCTCCATTACCGTTGACGGCACCGAATAGCCGGCGGCCTCCACCGCCTCTGCCAGCGCGGCCCTATCGAGGGGGCCGTCGACGCTGATATCGGCGCGTTCGGTGGCGAGGTTCACATTGACCTTGCCGACGCCGGCGACCTTCCGAAGCGCGGCTTCGACCCGCCCGACGCAGGAGGCGCAGGTCATCCCCTCGATCGGGAGACTGAGGGTCGCGGCAGCCCGCGGATGATCTTTCAGTGGGGCGTTCATCTTGGCTTCCATGCACGTTCGAATGGTTGTTGATCGCAGTCATGCACCTTCCCATCAGTGGAAGGTCAAGGGGATATTTCCGGTCGATCTTTTGGCCGCCGACCAGACCCGCGGTTCTGCGCACCTGCTAAGGGCGACCCGACAGTCCACGGAACCGAACCGCCCTCCAAACGCTTATCCATACCCGTACGGGGTATTGAGACAGCCATGTGTGAAAAGAACAGCAAAACCATCTGCACCAGGCTGAACAGGATTGCCGGGCAGGTGAAGGGCATCAGGCAGATGGTCGAGGACCAGCGCTACTGCGTGGACATCCTCTATCAGATCCATGCGGTCAAAGCCGCGCTGGCGAGGGTCGAGACAGAGGTCCTCAGGTCACACGCCGCTTGGTGCGTGGAGGAAGCGATCCTTTCCGGCGACGCCGCCCAGCAGCGCGAGAAATTCCATGAACTGGTGGACGTCTTCGCCAAGGCGAAGCTCTGATCGCGGGCGACGTACGGTCGAGCCCGCATGCATCGGGCCCGGAAACCGAGCAACAACAGGAGCTTCGACATGGAGCATACTTCCCACGCGACAGGCGCCCATCACGCGACGAGCTCCGGCCGTCCCTACCTGATGTTCTGGATCAACATGGGTCTCGGCCTGGTCGTCATGTATGTCGTGATGTTCTCGATGATCGATGGCGTCCACGATTTTCGCAACAACCTCAACATGTTCTACATGGCCGTGACGATGTGGGCGCCGATGGGCGTCTTCATGCTGGCGACGATGCCGGGCATGTATCCCAACAAGCGCCTCAACGTCGCACTCCATGTGCTGTTCGTGATCCTCACGGTCGGCTCGTTCGCGGCAACCCGGGCGCAGACGTTGATCGACGACCGCCAGTTCATCGCCTCGATGATCCCCCATCACTCCGGCGCGATCCTGATGTGCCGGGAGGCCGACCTGACAGACGCCGAGCTGGTTGCCCTCTGCCAGGACATCGTCGCCGCGCAGCGCGCGGAAATCGATCAGATGGAACGGATTGGAGCGCGCCTGGGAGAGGCAACAAACACCCCGCAATGAGGCAGTTCGCCGGCATGGGAACGGCGCGCCAGAGGGCGCGCCGTGTATTCATTTCGGCCGGCCGGGATCAGGCCCGCATGGAGTCGAGCTGTTCCTGGTTCTTCTCCACGTCCTGCGCCTTCAGGTAGCTCTCGATGAGCAACTGATAGGCGGGGAAGATTTTCGTGTAGACGCCAGCCCATTCCTGCGCGTCGTCGCGGTGCCAGGTCTTCTGCAATTCGGAGGCAACCGCCGCCGTGTCCATGGGCACCACGCCGGCCTGCGTGATGCGGGCGAGAGTGATCTCCTGCGCCATCTTGGAATAGGTGCCGGACGCGTCGACCACGGCAAACACCTTATAGCCGTCATAGACGGCGCTGATCGCCGGGAATGCCATGCAGACGCTGGTGATGGTCCCGGCGATGATCAGCGTCTTGCGCCCGGTCGCCTTGACCGCGGCGACGAAGTCCGGATTGTCCCAGGCGTTGATCTCGCCCTTGCGCGCCACATACCGGGCATGCGGGGCGTTCTCATGGATCTCCGGGATCAGCGGCCCGTTCGGCCCCTGCGGCACGGAGGCCGTGGTGATGACCGGGATCTTGGCGAGCGTCGCCATCCTGGCAAGCGCGGCGGCGTGGTTGCGCAGAACCGGCATGGGCATGTCGGCGACGGTCTG
This portion of the Mesorhizobium shangrilense genome encodes:
- a CDS encoding metal-sensitive transcriptional regulator; its protein translation is MCEKNSKTICTRLNRIAGQVKGIRQMVEDQRYCVDILYQIHAVKAALARVETEVLRSHAAWCVEEAILSGDAAQQREKFHELVDVFAKAKL
- a CDS encoding heavy metal translocating P-type ATPase translates to MNAPLKDHPRAAATLSLPIEGMTCASCVGRVEAALRKVAGVGKVNVNLATERADISVDGPLDRAALAEAVEAAGYSVPSTVMELSIDGMTCASCVGRVERALKAVPGVTEASVNLATERASIRGAADAAALLAAVDAAGYTARLIDRAAFDTDEAVAKKQAEQAELRRDLILAAVLTLPVFVLEMGSHLIPGAHELIMATIGMQWNWYIQFALTTLVLFVPGIRFYQKGIPALFRLAPDMNSLVAVGTMAAYAYSVVATFAASLLPAGTVNVYYEAAAVIVTLILLGRFLEARAKGRTSEAIKRLVGLQAKTARVRRDGKAVEIAIGEVVPGDLVEVRPGERLPVDGEVVEGESYVDESMITGEPIPVAKKAGSAVVGGTVNQNGAFAFTATAVGAATVLSQIIRMVEEAQGSKLPIQAMVDKVTMWFVPAVIAMAAATFVAWFYFGPSPALTFALVNAVAVLIIACPCAMGLATPTSIMVGTGRGAEMGVLFRKGEALQLLKDAKVVAVDKTGTLTEGRPALTDLELAAGFDRAGVLARVAAVEARSEHPIARAIVEAAEADGLDLPAIDSFESVTGFGVAATIGGERIEIGADRYMTALGLDVAQFAETAARLGDEGKSPLYAAIGGKLAAIIAVADPIKETTPRAIAALHELGLKVAMITGDNARTAHAIARRLGIDEVVAEVLPEGKVETVKRLKAAHGALAFVGDGINDAPALAEADVGIAIGTGTDIAVEAADVVLMSGSLVGVPNAIALSRGTIRNIKQNLFWAFAYNAALIPVAAGALYPAFGILLSPIFAAGAMALSSVFVLGNALRLKWWKPLAEA
- a CDS encoding hydrolase translates to MSNHIANFNGKRPVIDVDDAVLLLIDHQSGLFQTVADMPMPVLRNHAAALARMATLAKIPVITTASVPQGPNGPLIPEIHENAPHARYVARKGEINAWDNPDFVAAVKATGRKTLIIAGTITSVCMAFPAISAVYDGYKVFAVVDASGTYSKMAQEITLARITQAGVVPMDTAAVASELQKTWHRDDAQEWAGVYTKIFPAYQLLIESYLKAQDVEKNQEQLDSMRA
- a CDS encoding DUF305 domain-containing protein; translation: MEHTSHATGAHHATSSGRPYLMFWINMGLGLVVMYVVMFSMIDGVHDFRNNLNMFYMAVTMWAPMGVFMLATMPGMYPNKRLNVALHVLFVILTVGSFAATRAQTLIDDRQFIASMIPHHSGAILMCREADLTDAELVALCQDIVAAQRAEIDQMERIGARLGEATNTPQ
- a CDS encoding TetR/AcrR family transcriptional regulator, which codes for MRKGEATRERILEIAEASVLAKGFAATSIEELIAEAGITKSGFFYHFRDKNELAHEMLRRYVASDMSIQDQIFERAAELSDDPLQRFLIGLKLFAEAMADLPGVHPGCVIASICYQERLFDREVIDLNRQAVENMNTRFRGYLEAIAATYPPREPIDLEAMAEMVSCIVDGGIIMAKILDDPTRLVRQVLAYRAFVKLQFSPADSLTRPAPARAA